One region of Xylanibacillus composti genomic DNA includes:
- a CDS encoding NAD(P)/FAD-dependent oxidoreductase, with the protein MSQHHEEIVDIAIIGGGPAGIFAAFYAGMRQASAKIIESMPQLGGQLAALYPEKYIYDVAGFPKVRAQELVDSLVKQLSLFPTQVCLEEMVTRVEKKEERLFEITTNKATHYSRSIIIAAGVGAFEPRKLDLPEAPRYEQKNLHYFVNDLSMFKGQKVLISGGGDSAVDWALMLEPIAEKVTLVHRRDKFRAHEHSVEQLEKSKVEIITPTEITALHGEDRIEKVTLTNVKNKETLEIDVDAVIVNFGFISSLGPIAEWGFEIDKGSIIVDTRMETSVPGIFAAGDITTYPGKIKLIAVGFGEAPTAVNNAKVYIDPEAKLSPGHSSNMKL; encoded by the coding sequence GTGTCGCAGCATCACGAAGAGATCGTGGATATCGCCATAATTGGCGGTGGTCCAGCCGGAATATTCGCAGCCTTCTACGCCGGAATGAGACAAGCATCGGCGAAGATCATTGAGAGCATGCCGCAATTAGGCGGTCAGCTGGCAGCTTTGTATCCGGAAAAGTACATTTACGACGTGGCCGGGTTCCCCAAGGTACGTGCGCAGGAATTGGTGGACAGCCTCGTCAAGCAGCTTAGCCTTTTTCCTACGCAAGTCTGCCTGGAGGAAATGGTCACGAGAGTAGAGAAAAAGGAAGAGCGTTTGTTTGAAATCACCACCAACAAAGCAACCCATTATTCCCGCTCCATCATCATTGCCGCAGGTGTCGGCGCATTTGAACCGCGCAAGCTTGATCTCCCCGAAGCCCCCCGTTATGAGCAGAAAAACCTGCATTATTTCGTAAATGATCTGAGCATGTTCAAAGGCCAGAAAGTCTTGATCTCCGGCGGCGGCGATTCTGCTGTCGATTGGGCATTAATGCTGGAGCCGATTGCCGAGAAGGTGACACTCGTTCACCGCCGCGACAAATTCCGCGCGCATGAGCACAGCGTGGAACAGTTGGAGAAATCCAAGGTGGAGATCATCACTCCAACAGAAATCACTGCCTTGCATGGCGAGGATCGAATTGAAAAGGTAACCTTGACGAATGTGAAAAACAAGGAAACCCTTGAGATCGATGTCGACGCCGTCATTGTCAATTTCGGGTTCATCTCTTCCTTGGGACCGATTGCGGAATGGGGCTTTGAAATTGATAAGGGTTCCATTATTGTGGACACACGGATGGAAACGTCCGTACCGGGAATATTCGCAGCAGGCGACATCACCACTTATCCGGGGAAAATCAAACTGATTGCCGTAGGATTCGGGGAAGCGCCGACTGCTGTCAACAATGCCAAGGTCTATATTGACCCTGAAGCCAAGTTATCCCCAGGGCACAGTTCAAACATGAAATTATAA
- a CDS encoding NAD(P)/FAD-dependent oxidoreductase, translating to MSRIPRIVILGAGYGGVVTAIRLQKELNYNEADVTLVNKHDYHYITTHLHMPAAGTDDPKNARVNILKLIDEFKIDFIKATVQEIRPQEKKVILDEGTLSYDYLVIGLGGEPETFGIPGMLEHAMSIRSINSVNFIREHIEYQFAKYKREPHRKELLNFVVGGAGFTGIEFVGELANRIPELCKEFNVDPAEVNIYNVEAAPTILPGFDAELVDYARQLLEDKGVQFRIGVAIKECTEEGVVLASGEEIPSATVVWTGGIRGNRLIEEAGFETMRGRVKVDEYLRAPGHDDVFIIGDGSIFMNPEGRPYPPTAQIAMQQGAATASNLVASIRNSQLKPFKPSIKGTVASLGRGEAIGVVGKYKMRGFVAAMMKKIIDMRYLYIIGGIPLVLRKTKL from the coding sequence ATGAGCCGCATACCGAGAATCGTGATTCTGGGGGCAGGTTACGGTGGTGTTGTTACTGCCATTCGCCTGCAGAAGGAACTGAATTATAACGAAGCTGACGTAACGCTTGTCAACAAACACGATTATCATTATATAACGACGCATCTGCATATGCCAGCAGCAGGAACGGACGATCCCAAAAATGCTCGTGTGAATATCCTGAAGCTGATTGACGAATTCAAGATTGATTTCATCAAAGCGACCGTTCAAGAAATACGACCGCAGGAGAAGAAGGTTATTTTGGACGAAGGGACGCTTTCCTACGATTATCTGGTGATCGGTCTGGGCGGCGAGCCGGAAACATTCGGCATCCCGGGCATGCTGGAGCATGCCATGTCCATCCGAAGCATTAACAGCGTTAATTTCATACGGGAGCATATTGAATACCAGTTCGCCAAGTACAAGCGTGAGCCGCATCGCAAGGAACTGCTGAATTTCGTCGTGGGCGGCGCAGGCTTTACCGGAATCGAATTTGTCGGCGAATTGGCGAATCGCATCCCTGAGCTCTGCAAGGAATTCAATGTCGATCCGGCTGAGGTCAACATCTATAATGTGGAGGCAGCTCCCACGATCTTGCCGGGCTTTGATGCGGAGCTGGTAGACTATGCGCGCCAGCTGTTGGAGGACAAGGGCGTACAATTCAGAATCGGCGTGGCGATCAAGGAATGCACCGAAGAGGGCGTCGTGTTGGCCAGTGGCGAAGAAATTCCTTCGGCAACGGTCGTATGGACCGGCGGAATTCGCGGCAATCGCTTGATTGAGGAAGCGGGATTTGAAACGATGCGCGGACGCGTGAAGGTAGACGAATATTTGCGTGCTCCCGGCCATGATGATGTCTTTATTATAGGAGACGGTTCGATCTTCATGAATCCGGAAGGCCGCCCTTATCCGCCTACTGCGCAAATTGCCATGCAGCAGGGGGCTGCTACGGCATCCAATCTTGTTGCTTCGATTCGCAATTCGCAGTTGAAGCCGTTCAAGCCTTCCATTAAAGGAACGGTGGCCTCACTGGGGCGAGGAGAAGCGATTGGCGTAGTAGGCAAGTACAAAATGCGCGGCTTCGTTGCGGCGATGATGAAAAAAATTATCGATATGCGTTATCTTTATATCATTGGCGGTATTCCGCTGGTTCTTCGCAAAACCAAATTATAG
- the hemQ gene encoding hydrogen peroxide-dependent heme synthase: MSEAAQTLDGWYALHDFRSIDWSAWRSSSAEERRAAEAELQAAIRGWKATEAEKQGSTAIYSVVGQKADFVIMHLRETLEELNELETAFNKTSFSSFTYPAYSYVSVVELSNYMGQSGGDPMENPEIVARLKPQLPEAKHICFYPMNKRREGSDNWYMLSMEERRGMMRSHGMIGRQYAGKVKQIITGSVGFDDWEWGVTLFADDPLQFKKLVYEMRFDEVSARFGEFGEFFVGNLLTEEKWKRMLSL, translated from the coding sequence ATGAGTGAAGCGGCGCAAACTCTGGATGGCTGGTACGCACTGCATGATTTCCGTTCGATAGACTGGAGCGCTTGGCGATCAAGCTCGGCCGAGGAAAGGCGGGCAGCAGAGGCGGAGCTGCAAGCCGCCATTCGCGGCTGGAAAGCAACAGAAGCAGAGAAGCAGGGCAGCACAGCGATCTACAGCGTTGTCGGACAGAAGGCGGATTTTGTCATTATGCACCTAAGGGAAACATTGGAAGAATTGAACGAGCTGGAGACGGCGTTCAACAAAACTTCCTTTTCTTCTTTTACGTATCCTGCCTACTCGTATGTATCCGTCGTGGAGTTAAGCAACTACATGGGGCAGTCAGGCGGCGATCCGATGGAGAATCCGGAAATCGTTGCCCGGTTGAAGCCCCAGCTTCCTGAAGCCAAGCATATATGCTTCTATCCCATGAACAAGCGCAGGGAAGGCAGCGACAACTGGTACATGCTCAGCATGGAGGAGCGTCGGGGAATGATGCGCAGCCACGGCATGATCGGCCGCCAATATGCGGGCAAGGTGAAGCAAATCATTACCGGTTCCGTCGGCTTTGACGACTGGGAATGGGGCGTAACGTTGTTTGCGGACGATCCGCTTCAATTCAAGAAGCTCGTGTATGAGATGCGCTTTGATGAGGTCAGCGCACGCTTCGGCGAATTCGGTGAATTTTTCGTGGGCAATCTGCTGACGGAAGAGAAATGGAAACGCATGCTTTCCTTGTAA
- a CDS encoding YuiB family protein translates to MGVELIQLPILLLIFFVLLFGIGFILNMLLKTTYLPMYLYVVVLLPVVVYLQWDSSLTLTGNLLGYHFTDYLTALAGLIGAWLGGKTIQTLRTKGYKMF, encoded by the coding sequence TTGGGTGTCGAACTGATTCAGCTGCCCATCTTGCTGCTGATTTTCTTTGTGCTGTTATTCGGAATCGGATTTATCTTGAACATGCTGCTGAAAACCACTTATTTGCCCATGTACTTATACGTGGTTGTGCTGCTCCCGGTCGTTGTCTATTTGCAATGGGACAGCAGCCTGACACTGACAGGCAACCTGCTCGGCTATCACTTCACAGATTACTTGACCGCGCTGGCCGGTCTGATTGGCGCATGGCTTGGCGGCAAGACCATTCAAACGCTGCGCACCAAAGGTTATAAAATGTTCTGA
- a CDS encoding alpha/beta fold hydrolase, protein MPMLSVNGVDLHVHQQGRDHEPAIVFIHPPLLTSENFNYQMASLSDEFHTIAFDLRGHGFSGSSDQTFSYALLAEDIRQLLDKLDIEKAYLCGYSTGTTVAIEAMLANPDRYYGGILISGMAEVDDWINKSRIRLAALLSNQLTRGLLARAIAYGNSDMAITYSNLLKGARQTDTRTVREYYRTSLIHKNISRAAQLELPQLLVYGEKDKCFRNYAHQLHQTLPDSHLFFIKNVSHQLPTKAPRKLNSLIRHWIRLCQEDWQDQRPLRRADIANEMGDQLFERVLREQEEQFL, encoded by the coding sequence ATGCCTATGTTATCCGTAAACGGCGTCGATTTGCATGTGCATCAACAAGGCCGGGATCATGAGCCGGCCATCGTATTCATCCATCCCCCGCTGCTTACTTCGGAAAATTTTAATTATCAGATGGCCTCGTTGTCCGACGAATTTCACACGATTGCCTTCGATTTGCGCGGGCATGGCTTTAGCGGAAGCAGCGACCAGACGTTCAGCTATGCACTGTTGGCAGAGGATATCAGGCAGCTGCTGGACAAGCTTGATATCGAGAAGGCGTATTTGTGCGGCTATTCGACAGGAACAACGGTCGCGATCGAAGCGATGCTGGCCAACCCTGATCGGTATTATGGCGGCATCTTGATTAGCGGGATGGCCGAGGTGGATGATTGGATCAACAAGTCGCGCATTCGCCTTGCGGCCTTGCTCTCCAATCAGCTGACGCGCGGCCTGCTGGCGAGAGCGATTGCATATGGAAACAGCGATATGGCCATCACGTACAGCAATTTGCTCAAGGGGGCGCGGCAAACAGACACGCGTACGGTGCGGGAGTACTACCGAACGAGCTTGATTCACAAGAACATCAGCCGAGCTGCCCAACTGGAGCTGCCCCAGCTGCTCGTCTACGGAGAGAAGGACAAGTGTTTTCGCAACTACGCGCACCAGCTGCATCAGACGCTGCCGGACAGTCATCTGTTCTTCATTAAAAATGTGTCGCATCAACTGCCTACAAAGGCGCCTCGCAAGTTGAATTCGCTCATTCGCCATTGGATTCGGCTTTGTCAGGAGGACTGGCAGGACCAGCGCCCCTTGCGGAGAGCGGATATCGCGAATGAAATGGGCGACCAGCTTTTTGAACGGGTGCTTCGCGAGCAGGAGGAGCAATTTTTGTAG
- a CDS encoding DnaD domain protein, with protein sequence MKLTNGLDFTEHHRFVVFRDFSIGAMDETVLQLLYQPMIGSGAVSFYRLLHRQLPADRVGYSHWEVQRKLFLLMHVDPSDKGRRQMADGASRLEAVGLLQTKRLYIAERDEFVYLYLLLPPLQPYEFFRNQHLTLLLQDKVGKQMLLAIQSELCVDGPPELAGLQLEEAEDVSVPFYEWFELNLQAEEPDLAPPPPAPGKREADAFSQGEYRFADIIMRFPRDSANRPFVERLEHRSEELTAVNFIARKYKLSLPDTCRLLDEEGIFSSSGELQVEAMQAKAYGYFRQTVKRAQERERVIQRIEERREPQIAAAPEKDVDEAFYLEVPEMLRDHCSISQYNHMLRNSPHTEVLERFFPGAVPGHVLNIFDMVDRNYKLQEEVINVLIHYLKTEQLSWNKPFIDSIAADWLGKQIDSYEKAVTYLRSRQSAGESKPEAAGARSSGSRKRFGGSAQQKPKIPTIQHEPGKGPEVSDEELERILEKVRQRRNKS encoded by the coding sequence ATGAAACTAACGAATGGACTTGATTTTACAGAGCATCACCGATTTGTCGTCTTTCGCGATTTTTCGATTGGCGCCATGGATGAAACCGTCCTGCAACTGTTGTATCAGCCCATGATCGGTTCCGGCGCAGTCAGCTTTTACCGTCTGCTGCACAGGCAACTGCCCGCCGACCGCGTGGGCTATTCGCATTGGGAGGTGCAGCGGAAGCTGTTCCTGCTCATGCACGTAGATCCGAGCGATAAGGGAAGGCGACAGATGGCAGACGGAGCCTCCCGTTTGGAAGCGGTCGGCTTGCTTCAGACGAAGCGGCTGTATATCGCGGAGCGGGATGAATTCGTCTATCTCTACCTTCTCCTGCCGCCGCTGCAGCCTTATGAATTTTTCCGCAACCAGCATTTGACGCTGCTGCTGCAAGACAAGGTTGGCAAGCAGATGCTGCTGGCCATTCAAAGCGAGCTGTGCGTGGACGGGCCGCCAGAACTGGCGGGCCTGCAGCTGGAAGAGGCGGAGGATGTGTCTGTTCCGTTCTATGAATGGTTTGAATTGAACCTGCAAGCGGAGGAGCCGGATTTGGCGCCTCCGCCTCCAGCACCCGGCAAACGGGAGGCCGACGCGTTCTCCCAAGGGGAATACCGCTTTGCGGATATTATTATGCGGTTTCCGCGCGATTCCGCTAACCGTCCCTTTGTCGAACGACTGGAGCACAGGTCCGAGGAATTGACGGCCGTTAATTTTATTGCCAGAAAGTATAAGCTGTCGTTGCCGGATACTTGCCGGCTGCTGGACGAAGAGGGGATCTTCTCTTCATCGGGAGAATTGCAAGTTGAAGCGATGCAGGCCAAGGCTTACGGTTATTTCCGGCAAACCGTCAAGCGTGCCCAGGAGCGGGAAAGAGTGATTCAGCGCATCGAGGAACGGCGGGAACCGCAGATTGCGGCAGCTCCGGAAAAGGATGTGGATGAGGCTTTCTATCTGGAGGTTCCGGAAATGCTGCGCGACCACTGCAGCATCAGCCAGTACAATCATATGCTGCGCAACTCGCCGCATACCGAGGTATTGGAGCGTTTCTTCCCTGGGGCCGTGCCCGGTCACGTATTGAACATATTCGATATGGTCGATCGCAATTACAAGCTGCAGGAAGAAGTCATCAATGTCCTGATTCATTATTTGAAGACCGAACAACTTTCTTGGAACAAGCCGTTTATCGATTCGATTGCGGCGGACTGGCTGGGCAAGCAAATCGATTCGTACGAGAAAGCCGTCACGTATTTGCGCAGCCGGCAAAGCGCGGGAGAGAGCAAGCCGGAAGCGGCAGGCGCCAGATCTTCCGGATCGCGCAAGCGATTCGGCGGCAGCGCTCAGCAGAAGCCCAAGATTCCGACCATTCAGCATGAACCCGGGAAAGGGCCGGAGGTGTCGGACGAGGAGCTGGAACGTATCCTGGAAAAGGTGCGACAACGGAGAAACAAGTCGTAA
- the dnaI gene encoding primosomal protein DnaI: protein MESLSDVLKSLPVGEMLKQSASQRQTLLNDPLVKKWRIRYPELQDHHFALYLNRLYQYVKEYRNCSSCPGLEACPNDMQGHYTRLEVEPLQGEPQIIDRKVSCKKWVSKQQEDEMRKRIRSFYMDEGALVRGYQIEEIMKIDRKRIKAVEHIEDYLHETKTNGLQTRGLYLAGALGTGKTFLMCYLLHELAACGYSGIIVYMPDFIEDVKSMIQEPAKLKETIELLKETDLLVFDDIGAEQLTPWVRDHVVATILNYRMNRKPTFYTSNYDLNAMEKHFSFTNKDGEEEHKGQRLMDRIRHFVDVVTVEGYNKRAGMPTTG, encoded by the coding sequence TTGGAATCATTATCCGATGTGTTGAAATCATTGCCGGTTGGAGAAATGCTGAAGCAGTCGGCCAGCCAGAGGCAGACATTGCTGAATGACCCGCTGGTGAAAAAATGGCGCATTCGCTACCCGGAATTGCAGGACCACCATTTCGCCCTTTATTTGAATCGCTTGTATCAGTATGTGAAGGAATACCGGAATTGTTCATCCTGCCCCGGCCTTGAGGCCTGCCCCAATGATATGCAGGGCCATTACACGAGGCTTGAGGTGGAGCCTCTGCAAGGGGAGCCGCAGATCATCGACCGGAAGGTGTCCTGCAAGAAATGGGTCAGCAAGCAGCAGGAAGATGAGATGCGCAAGCGTATTCGCAGCTTCTATATGGATGAAGGGGCGCTTGTCCGCGGGTACCAGATCGAGGAGATCATGAAGATAGACCGCAAAAGGATCAAAGCTGTGGAGCATATTGAGGACTATTTGCACGAGACGAAGACAAACGGCTTGCAGACACGCGGTCTGTATCTGGCCGGAGCGCTCGGCACAGGCAAGACATTTCTGATGTGCTACCTGCTTCACGAGCTGGCCGCTTGCGGTTACAGCGGCATCATCGTGTACATGCCGGATTTCATCGAGGACGTCAAGTCGATGATCCAGGAGCCCGCCAAGCTCAAGGAGACCATTGAATTGCTCAAGGAGACAGATTTGCTCGTCTTTGACGATATCGGTGCCGAGCAGCTGACGCCTTGGGTTCGGGACCATGTCGTTGCAACGATCCTGAATTATCGGATGAATCGCAAGCCGACCTTCTATACTTCCAATTATGATCTGAACGCGATGGAGAAGCACTTCAGCTTCACGAACAAGGATGGGGAGGAAGAGCATAAAGGCCAGCGCTTGATGGACCGGATACGCCACTTTGTCGATGTGGTCACAGTGGAAGGCTACAATAAGCGGGCAGGCATGCCGACGACTGGATAA
- a CDS encoding YqzM family protein, with translation MSEVNHPEAHVNEEPRNDFMDVGVGFGVTFGIMLVISVAAAVISFLMS, from the coding sequence GTGAGCGAAGTCAATCATCCGGAAGCGCATGTGAACGAAGAACCGCGCAACGACTTTATGGATGTCGGCGTCGGATTTGGCGTAACCTTTGGCATCATGCTGGTCATTTCCGTGGCCGCTGCCGTCATCAGCTTTTTGATGAGCTAA
- the trxA gene encoding thioredoxin, translating into MAIVNVSDQSFKNEVEGQGTVLVDFWAPWCGPCKMIAPVLEDLDKEIGEQLKIAKVNVDDNPESASRFGVMSIPTLIVFKDGQPVDKIVGFQSKDALKNVVTRHM; encoded by the coding sequence ATGGCAATTGTGAACGTGTCCGATCAATCCTTTAAGAACGAGGTTGAAGGCCAAGGGACAGTATTGGTGGATTTTTGGGCGCCTTGGTGCGGTCCGTGCAAGATGATCGCCCCGGTTCTTGAAGATCTGGATAAAGAAATTGGCGAGCAGTTGAAAATTGCGAAAGTGAATGTGGATGACAATCCGGAATCGGCTTCCCGCTTCGGTGTCATGAGCATTCCGACGCTGATCGTATTCAAGGATGGCCAGCCTGTTGACAAGATCGTAGGCTTTCAATCCAAGGATGCGCTGAAGAACGTTGTAACTCGTCACATGTAA